Within the Mycobacterium gordonae genome, the region TGTTGATCCCTAGAGCTAGATCGTGCCCCGGCCGGTTCGGTGAGGTCGCTTGAAGCGCTGATGGGATGTCGTGCCACTGCGAGCACTGATCCATTAGTCCGCTGCCGGGTGTCCTCTGGCTCAATGTGAGTCAACGACGACTGCAGGAGGTGGGCACTGGTGATCTTTGTCGGCAACGACTGGGCCGAAGACCATCACGACGTGTATCTGATGGACGAGGCTGGCCAACGATTGGCAGCCCGGCGATTACCCGAGGGCTTACTAGGGATTGGCACCTTACACGAATTGGTTGCCGCACACGCCGAGGAACCCGACCAGGTGATGATCGGCATCGAGACCGATCGTGGCCTGTGGGTCTCGGCGTTGGCAGCAGCCGGTTATCAGGTGTGGGCGATCAACCCGATGGCGGCGGCCCGCTACCGCGATCGCCACCATGTTTCGGGTGCGAAGTCCGATGCCGGGGACGCCAAAGTGCTCGCTGACCTGGTCCGAACCGATCGGCACAACCACCGCCGGATCGCCGGCGACAGCGCCGATGCCGAGGCGATCAAGGTGCTGGCCCGTACCCATCAGAGCTTGATCTGGGCACGGACGCGCCATGCCAACATGCTGCGCAGCGGCCTGCGGGAGTACTACCCCGCCGCCCTGGAGGCCTTCGAATCCCTCACCGACGGTGACGCGTTGGCAGTCTTGAGTCGCGCACCCACTCCTAAACAGGGCGCTCGGTTGAGCCTGTCGAAGATCGGCTCAGCGCTCAAAGCGGCTGGCCGGCAACGCAATATCGAGACACGCGCTGGGCAGATTCAGACCATTTTGCGTCGCGAACACCTCACAGCACCCCCAGCGGTGGCTACTGCCTTCGGCGCCACCACGACTGCAGCGGTCCATGTGATCGCCGCACTCAATGTTCAGATCGACGAGCTCGAGACCGCGCTGGCCGACCATTTTGAGAAACACCCGGACGCCGACATCTACCGTTCCCTGCCAGGACTTGGTGTTGTGCTCGGCGCCCGGGTGCTCGGTGAGTTCGGGGATGACCCGAACCGCTACACCACTGCCAAGTGTCGCAAGAACTACGCCGGAACATCACCGTTGACCATCGCATCAGGCCGAAAACGTGCCGTGCTGGCCCGCCACGCCCGCAACAGACGTCTCTACGACGCGCTCGATCAATGGGCATTCTGCGCCCTCACCAGAAGCCCCGGTGCCCGCGCCTTCTACGACCAGCACCGCGCCAAGGGTGACACCCACCATCAGGCCCTACGCGCCCTCGGCAACCGACTCGTCGGCATCCTCCACGGCTGCCTACGCCACCACACGCCATACGACGAATACACAGCTTGGGCCCACCGCCAAACCCCCGCAGCAGCTTGACGACTTAACCACCTGGGATGTCTAGCTCGAGCGCCCGACGCTGCCGACCTTCTCGGCGCGGGATGCGGGTGCGGAATCGCGCGATCAGTCGCTGCGCCGCCTGGATGAGCCGGTCGAGCTCGCTTGATTGCATTGAACGTCAGGAAAAGACGATGCGCAGGCGCTCCCAGCCGCGGACCGTCGAGGTCGGCGCGAGCTTGAGGCTGTCATAGTCGACGTTCCATTCGGGCCACCGGTTGAGCAGTTCGTCGAGTGCGATCCTGCCTTCCAGGCGTGCCAGGTTGGCCCCGAGGCAGTAGTGCGCGCCCTTGCCGAAGGTGAGGTGGGAGATGTTGTCGCGGCGCAGATTGAAGGTGTCAGGATCCTGATAGCGCAACGGATCCCGGTTGGCCGATCCGAACAGCAGCAGGATCGCGCTACCGGCCGGCACGGTGGTGCCGTAGCTCTCGAAGTCGCGGAGGGTGTAGCGCGCCACATGGGGACCGGTCGGCTCGAAGCGCAACGTCTCGTCCACCGCGCGGGTCAGCAGCGAGCGGTCCCGCTCGACTTCCCGACGCTGGTCGGGATGCTCGGCCAGCACCTTGGCCAGCCAGCCGATCAATCGGCCCGTCGTCTCGTTGCCGGCGCCGGCGACGACCTGTGTGTAGTGCAGCACCTCCATGCGTGTCAGCTTCCGCGTCACGCCGTTCTCGTCCTCGAACTCGACGTTGAGCAGCGCGGTCATCAGATCGTCGGACGGGTTCTTGGCGCGCCAGTCCACATAGTCGGCGTAGATCCGGCCGTCGGCGATCGAGTCGGGGTCGGCCACCTTCATCGGTGTGCCGGGCTTGGTGCGCAGGTTGGCGTCGTTGGCGTCGCGCACCCCGATCTGGTCGTCTTCGGGGATGCCCAGTAGCATCCCGATCACGCGCATCGGCATCATGGACGCGAGTTCGGCGATGATGTCGAAACCGTCGGAGCCGACCAGGGGATCCAGGCAGCGCACGCAGTACGTCCGGATCTGGTCCTCGATCGCGGCCATCCGCCGCGGCGTGAAAACCCGCGACATCACCCCACGCAACATGGTGTGCACCGGCGGGTCTTCGAACATCATCACGCCCGGAGGCATGGGGAACTTGGACTGAATCAGCTCCAGGATGTCACTTCGGCTGTTGGAGAACGTTTCCCAATCCGACAGCGCCTTCTCGACGTCAGCGTGGCGGGAGATCGCCCAGAAGTTGTAACGCTCGTTGTAGTACAGCGGAGCTTCGTCGCGCAGGCGGGCGAAAGTGGGGTAGGGGTTGGCGGTGATATCGACGTCGTAGGGGTCGTAGTAGACGTCGGTTTCCGACGTGACGGTCACGGCAGTTCCTTTCGCTACTTCAGGCAACTTCCCGCGTCCATGGGCAGGGTGCCGCCGGTGATGTAGCGGGCCTCGCGCGCCTCTTGGTAAAGGCCAGCACGGCGTGGCTACGGCCCTGGCCCCGTGCCGCGCCGGTGACGAATGCGACTTTGCCTGCTACTCGGCCGGGCATCGGCAGCCTCCTTGCTGAGTAACCTCGTTACAGCCGGTACAGTAACCGTGTTACTGAGCTAGGGCAAGTTCGAGGCAGGGGTGGACGTGGTTCGCGCGGCGGTCATGACCGAGGAGTCCGACGCCGTCCTCGACGTGGTCGTCGAGATCCTGGAAAAAGAGGGCTACGACGCCGTGCAGCTCCGCGAAGTCGCCAAGCGGGCGCGCACCTCGCTGACCACCATCTACAAGCGCTTCCCCACCAGGGACGCCCTGATTCTGGCCGCCCTGCAGCGCTGGATGGATGAAAACCGGTATGCGGGTCTGGCGTCGCAGACGCCAGTGCCCGGGGAATCCGTCTACGACGGTCTGATGCGGGTCTTCCGCACCATTTTCGAGCCCTGGGAGCGTCATCCGGACATGTTGCGGGCTTACTTCCGCGCGCGCTCAGCCCCGGGAGGGCAACGGCTGGTGAGCCACGGTCTGGACGCGGTGGTCCCCGCTGCGATGGCCGTGCTCGAAAGAGCGGAGCCGGATCTGGTGCAGGAATTGCCGCCGATCGTGTCCAATCTCGCCTACGGTCTGGTCGCCCGATTCGCTGCCGGCGAGATCCCGATCACCGAGATCCTGCCGATGCTGGACCGCGCCCTTTTCCGGCTGACGGCCAACAGCTGACGGCCAACGGCTAACGCGGCGAGAGGATGATGACCGGGATTTCCCGGTCCGTCCACCGCTGGTACTTCGCGAAGTCGGCGTAAAGATCCACCAACCGGGGCCACCGCGCGGTGCGCTCCTCGGGCGACGCGACGCGGGCCGAAACCGCAAGATTGCGTTGGCCTTTCACGTGGATGCGGGTATCGGGGTCGGCGACGAGGTTGAAGTACCACTGCGGGTTTTTGGGGTGGCCGCCCTGTGAGGCGACGATGACGAAGTCATTCCCGTCACGCATGTACAGCAGCGGAGTGGTGAACAGTTTGCCTGACTTGCGACCGCGATGCTCGAGAAGCAACGTCGGCACCGGCTTCTCGAAACCGGCGCCGATGCGCCACTTGTTGCCGATGCGACCATTGGTCAGCTTGAAGATCGCGACGTGCGCCCTCGACGAATACTTGATGATCTTGGCCGTCGCCGGAGAGGCCAGGCCTTGGGGTTTATCGTCCGGCAGCGAGAACTTCGGCATCGACCGTTCGGTCCCCGGTCTTAGGAGGCTTTGGCGTATCGACGGACCAGTTGACCATCGCGAAATGTGCTCGAGTGCTGCCGGCCGTTCTTGTCGCGGCCGAAAAAAGTCCACCTGGTCGATCCTGCTTGTGGCGTGCTGATCATCTTGACCAGGTAAGGGAGATGGTCAGAGTCCACCGTGCCAATGGTGTCACCTACCCGGATCTCCGACGGATGAAGCTCGGGTGCGTCGCACCAATTGTCTGTGGCCATGCTTCCATCCTCCCCTATGCCGCAAGTGACCGCCGCCGATCGCGAATCCTGGCCCGCGGTTCGGCCGTTCTCGTGGGGGCGTAGCGTCACGCCCGAGCCTTTTCGTTGTCAGCGATGGTCGTAATCAGTTACGGGCCGTGCCTTGAGGGCAATGCGATTCCTCCGTCGTCCCGCAACCGCGGGGCGGACGATCCCGAGCACGAAGGAAAAGCCCCGGTGAACTACTCGCTGGGGGTGCGACGTCAGTCCACCCCGATACGCCTCACCCTGGCAACCGAGCTCGGGCATGACATCGACGGGGCCTGGTGGCCGCGCACCGACCGGATCGGCGTTGAGTTGCCCGAACTGATTCTCGCCCTGCGGGCGCGACTCGGTGAGATCACCAATATCGCGGTGAACTGGCCGTCGCTGCAACGGCCACCCGATTTGAACTGGCAGGGTTGGCAGCACAAGCAGCAGCATGTGATGACGGTGACCGGCGCCGAGGCGCTGGCGAATGTGTTGATCGTCCCGTACTCGACCAACGGCACGCTCGCGCTAATGATGCTGCGCCTGGCCGCCGACCTGCCCATTGCGGCCGCCCATCGCGACAGCGTGCCGTATCAGACGGCAGGGTCGATTCTTTATGCCGCGCGGCAGCAACGGGCGACGAAGTCACTGTCCGGCAACGCTCAATAAGGACAGACGTCGGCGTTCATTTCCGGTCAGGTCGTTGGACGTGATCGCACCGAAGGCGGCGGCGTCACGCGCGAACCGCTCCGGCGCATCGGGCAGGGCGTCGGGTCCTTCGAGCCGGAAGCAACTCGGTGCCAGGGGGCCGAACAACAGTGCGCGGCGCAGTTGTGGCCAGCTCTCCAGCTGCGGCTCCACCCCGGCGGCGCGGGCGAACGTCACTGCGACACGGTCCATCCGTGTCTTGCCGCGCGCGGCGCGACTGGCGTTCACCGACCGCCGTTGGTCGGACTCCACGGGAGCAGGGACCGTGCCGCTCCAGCTGTATGCGATCCATCTCGCCTGAAGTTCGAGCGGCACGAAGTATCCGCCCGACTGATCCCACATTCCCACGAACGCCAACCCAGGCAGATCGGGATGGAAGGTGAAGCGGTCGGCGTCCAGGTGCGTGGTATCGATGCGGAGCAGGGCTCGGATGTCGGCTTCCAGGAACGGCACGTTCAGCTGGTAGCCGGTGCCCAGGACTACCGCGTCGAACTCCTCGGCGTGCCCGTCGGCGAAGGTCGCGCACCCGTCGGTGACGAATTTCATCCACGGCCGCACCGTGATTCGGCCCGCGGCGACCAGCGGCAGGTAGCCGTCGTTGAGAGTGATACCGGCCTCCGCCCAGGACGGATGCGGTGCGGGTGCCCCGTAGTCCGCGGGGTTTCCGCCGGCCGCGACAACCAACTGCCTTAATTGGGAGTCCATTTCGTTTTCCGGCAGCGAGTCGGCGGCCAGCGCGTGGTAGCGGGTGAACATCCGGTGGTCCGACGGCACGTCGGCGACGAACTTGGGCAGAACGTAGCGCTGCCGCCGTTGCGTGACTGTCACTGCGGCAGCGCCGCCGTGGGCGAGCTCGGTCGCGATGTCGAGGGCGCTGATGGCGCTGCCGGCCACCAGTACGCGTCTACCCCGATACCGGTCAGGTCCGCGATAGTGGTAGGTGGAGGCGGCGCCGAGTGTGCCGGAAAAGTGTTGCAGGCCCGGCACTTCGGGGATGGCGGGCAGATGAAACCGGCCGGTGGCCACGACGGCCCGGTCGAATCGTTCGGCAGTGCCGGAATGACTGAGCAGCCACCCGTCGTCGGCCCGCCGGAGCCGATCGACCCGGGTGCCGAACCGGATGCGCGGGGTGAGCTCGAACGTGTCGGCGTAGCGGCGCAGGTAGTCCAGGATTTCGGGGTTCGACGGGTAGGCCGAGGTGGTTTCGGGCGCAAGATCGCTGAATGCCGTCAGGACACGACTGCTGTTGGTGCGCATGGCCGGCCACACGCCGCTGTGACCTTCGAGACCGGTCCACTGCCCGCCGAGTGCCGGGGTCTGTTCGAAAATCGTCGGCTCAAAGCCCCGTCCCGCCAGCCAGCGCGCCGCGACCAGTCCGCCGGGTCCGGCCCCGATCACCGCGACCCTGCCAGTCATAGAGCCAACTTTCGCACGAAGGCGACTTCCTGCCTCGAGATGGCCGCTATGGCTGTGATCGGCGCGAGATCACGACCGCAACGGCAACCTCGCCGTCCGTCAGGTGCGCAACTGGGGGCGCCGAGATGGTCGATCCGGACGACATTGCATTCCTCGGCGATCTGCCGCGGGGCCTGAGTCATCTGGCGTCGAGGTACTGGATCTGCAGTCCTGACAATCTTTGGGCGGTCGGCACCCGGGTGGGCCTGACGGATCAATGCGGCACCACTCACTGACGGCCGGTCACGACTACGGGCAATACGTCCGGGACGCAATAAATGCCGGATAGGACACTTGCCGCATCCTTCCAGTGGCCTCCCTTTCGCCGAGATTGCGCCGTTGGTCGTGATTTGCGCGGCGGCGCGACCATCACGGCAATCTCGGTGCGCGGAATTAGCGGAACCGCCCCAGCACCCGGCGCACCAGACCCTCGGACTCGCCGGCCGGAGGCTGTCGGGTGACGTAGGGCCACGGCTGGTTGCGCTCCGGCACCGCCGATGCCCGGGCCTGCTTGAGTTGCATCCGCAACTGCTGCCGCAAGTCGTGCAGTTCCGGGTCGCTCCAACGGTTCTGTGCCTCAATGGGATCGGCGGTGAGGTCGTAGAGTTCCCACTGGTCGTCGATGGGGTCGGTGCGGTAGGCCTCGCCTCCGATCCCGTTGGCGGCCAGGTGCCGGACACCGGGCTCGGTCCAGGTGGCCGGGTCGTCGAAGGTGCGGACCAGTTTCCACAAGTGCCCGTCGCCGCCGTCCTCAGCGGCCACCCGCGCGATCAGGCCCTCGAAGTTGGAGGCCACGTGCGCGGGCAGCTTGATGCGAAGCGGCGCAGGCGGATTCACATCGCGACCCAGTTGGCGGGACAGGGCTGAGGCGCCGGTGTCGCCTTCGAGCACATTGTCGCGGGTCATCAGGTAGACGGCGCGATCCTCGTCGGCCGGAGCGCCGTCAACCACCGGCATCAGGTCGCGGCCGGGCAGCGGGTGCACCTCGGAGAATGACTCGGCCAGTTTGGTCGCCACCGCGTCGACGTCGATGCCGGCCGCGCCCAGCAGCGTCGGCACCAGATCGACGTGCGACGTCGGTGCGGCGACGGTGCGCGCCTGGGTTGGGTTGGCGCCGATGCGGGCGATGACGAACGGCACCCGGGTGGCCTCGTCGTAGAGGTTGAACCACTTCTGGTGCAGCCCGCCGTGCGCGCCGAGCAGATCACCGTGATCGGAGGTGCGCACCAGTACCGCGTTGTCGGAACCGCCGTCGGTGACCGCTCGGCGCACCCGGTCGATCGGTGTGTCGACCTCGGCGTGCAACCGGTAGTACAGGTCGCGGTAGCGCTGCAGGTTGCGCTTGTAGGAGCGGCTGACCGCGGGTGACGGACCGTATCCGGAGTAGTAGGCCTCGCGGAACGCAATCTGCGCGGCCGGCTTCGTGGACAGATCCTCGTCGGCCGTGGGCGGCGCCGGCACCGCAGGCGGGTCCAGCGGCGAGGGCTGGATCGGGCTGCGCCGCACCCAGGCGGGGAACAGCACGATGTCGTGCGGGTTGACGAAACTGGCCACCAGCAAGAACGGGCGTTGTGCCTCGGGGTCCCCCGCGCGGCGCCGGGCATACCGGTCGTTGAGCCACGCGACTACCCGATCCGCGATCAGCGGGTCGCGACGGTAGCCGCTGTTGGCGTTCCCCGCCCCGTGTGGCTCCGGGCCCACCCACCCGGAGAAGCCGTACGGCTCGAGCCGGTCGGCCTCCAGATAGCGCTGCACCGCATCCTGGTCGACGACGCCGTCGTCGTCGTTGGTGGCCAGGGATCCGCCCGTCGCCGGGTCCTCGAGGTCGGCGTGCGAGATATGCCACTTGCCGTCGTAGTAGGTGTCGTATCCCGCTGCACGGAACCAGTTGCCCAGGGTGGGAACCTCGCCGGCGCGCAGCCAGCGCAGTCGTGAGTCGTCGAAACGCTTGCCGATGCCGTCGGTCTGGGTGACGCCGTGTAGGTCGGGGTACTGGCCGGTGAAGATTGTCGGGCGGCTCGGCACGCAGGCCAGCGAACCGGTGTAGTGCCGAGTGAAATTCACGCCGTGCTCGTCGAACCAGCGGCGACCGGTCAATGTCTGATCTCGCCAGGCCAGTACCTCGTCCGACTCGTACGGAGGGACCGCCCGCTCCTCGTCGGTCATCACGATGACGATGTCGGGGCGGTCAGACATGCGCGTTCTCCATTCGTCGTGCCAATCCGGACAGGAGCGCATCGGACTGCTTGGCCAGGACCCGCAGCGCGACCCACTCGGCCATCCGGGCCGGGGGGCCGGTCCC harbors:
- a CDS encoding IS110 family RNA-guided transposase, with the protein product MIFVGNDWAEDHHDVYLMDEAGQRLAARRLPEGLLGIGTLHELVAAHAEEPDQVMIGIETDRGLWVSALAAAGYQVWAINPMAAARYRDRHHVSGAKSDAGDAKVLADLVRTDRHNHRRIAGDSADAEAIKVLARTHQSLIWARTRHANMLRSGLREYYPAALEAFESLTDGDALAVLSRAPTPKQGARLSLSKIGSALKAAGRQRNIETRAGQIQTILRREHLTAPPAVATAFGATTTAAVHVIAALNVQIDELETALADHFEKHPDADIYRSLPGLGVVLGARVLGEFGDDPNRYTTAKCRKNYAGTSPLTIASGRKRAVLARHARNRRLYDALDQWAFCALTRSPGARAFYDQHRAKGDTHHQALRALGNRLVGILHGCLRHHTPYDEYTAWAHRQTPAAA
- a CDS encoding cytochrome P450 — translated: MTVTSETDVYYDPYDVDITANPYPTFARLRDEAPLYYNERYNFWAISRHADVEKALSDWETFSNSRSDILELIQSKFPMPPGVMMFEDPPVHTMLRGVMSRVFTPRRMAAIEDQIRTYCVRCLDPLVGSDGFDIIAELASMMPMRVIGMLLGIPEDDQIGVRDANDANLRTKPGTPMKVADPDSIADGRIYADYVDWRAKNPSDDLMTALLNVEFEDENGVTRKLTRMEVLHYTQVVAGAGNETTGRLIGWLAKVLAEHPDQRREVERDRSLLTRAVDETLRFEPTGPHVARYTLRDFESYGTTVPAGSAILLLFGSANRDPLRYQDPDTFNLRRDNISHLTFGKGAHYCLGANLARLEGRIALDELLNRWPEWNVDYDSLKLAPTSTVRGWERLRIVFS
- a CDS encoding TetR family transcriptional regulator, producing the protein MTEESDAVLDVVVEILEKEGYDAVQLREVAKRARTSLTTIYKRFPTRDALILAALQRWMDENRYAGLASQTPVPGESVYDGLMRVFRTIFEPWERHPDMLRAYFRARSAPGGQRLVSHGLDAVVPAAMAVLERAEPDLVQELPPIVSNLAYGLVARFAAGEIPITEILPMLDRALFRLTANS
- a CDS encoding nitroreductase family deazaflavin-dependent oxidoreductase is translated as MPKFSLPDDKPQGLASPATAKIIKYSSRAHVAIFKLTNGRIGNKWRIGAGFEKPVPTLLLEHRGRKSGKLFTTPLLYMRDGNDFVIVASQGGHPKNPQWYFNLVADPDTRIHVKGQRNLAVSARVASPEERTARWPRLVDLYADFAKYQRWTDREIPVIILSPR
- a CDS encoding DUF5994 family protein, encoding MNYSLGVRRQSTPIRLTLATELGHDIDGAWWPRTDRIGVELPELILALRARLGEITNIAVNWPSLQRPPDLNWQGWQHKQQHVMTVTGAEALANVLIVPYSTNGTLALMMLRLAADLPIAAAHRDSVPYQTAGSILYAARQQRATKSLSGNAQ
- a CDS encoding flavin-containing monooxygenase, whose product is MTGRVAVIGAGPGGLVAARWLAGRGFEPTIFEQTPALGGQWTGLEGHSGVWPAMRTNSSRVLTAFSDLAPETTSAYPSNPEILDYLRRYADTFELTPRIRFGTRVDRLRRADDGWLLSHSGTAERFDRAVVATGRFHLPAIPEVPGLQHFSGTLGAASTYHYRGPDRYRGRRVLVAGSAISALDIATELAHGGAAAVTVTQRRQRYVLPKFVADVPSDHRMFTRYHALAADSLPENEMDSQLRQLVVAAGGNPADYGAPAPHPSWAEAGITLNDGYLPLVAAGRITVRPWMKFVTDGCATFADGHAEEFDAVVLGTGYQLNVPFLEADIRALLRIDTTHLDADRFTFHPDLPGLAFVGMWDQSGGYFVPLELQARWIAYSWSGTVPAPVESDQRRSVNASRAARGKTRMDRVAVTFARAAGVEPQLESWPQLRRALLFGPLAPSCFRLEGPDALPDAPERFARDAAAFGAITSNDLTGNERRRLSLLSVAGQ
- a CDS encoding sulfatase-like hydrolase/transferase, encoding MSDRPDIVIVMTDEERAVPPYESDEVLAWRDQTLTGRRWFDEHGVNFTRHYTGSLACVPSRPTIFTGQYPDLHGVTQTDGIGKRFDDSRLRWLRAGEVPTLGNWFRAAGYDTYYDGKWHISHADLEDPATGGSLATNDDDGVVDQDAVQRYLEADRLEPYGFSGWVGPEPHGAGNANSGYRRDPLIADRVVAWLNDRYARRRAGDPEAQRPFLLVASFVNPHDIVLFPAWVRRSPIQPSPLDPPAVPAPPTADEDLSTKPAAQIAFREAYYSGYGPSPAVSRSYKRNLQRYRDLYYRLHAEVDTPIDRVRRAVTDGGSDNAVLVRTSDHGDLLGAHGGLHQKWFNLYDEATRVPFVIARIGANPTQARTVAAPTSHVDLVPTLLGAAGIDVDAVATKLAESFSEVHPLPGRDLMPVVDGAPADEDRAVYLMTRDNVLEGDTGASALSRQLGRDVNPPAPLRIKLPAHVASNFEGLIARVAAEDGGDGHLWKLVRTFDDPATWTEPGVRHLAANGIGGEAYRTDPIDDQWELYDLTADPIEAQNRWSDPELHDLRQQLRMQLKQARASAVPERNQPWPYVTRQPPAGESEGLVRRVLGRFR